From Nicotiana tabacum cultivar K326 chromosome 20, ASM71507v2, whole genome shotgun sequence, one genomic window encodes:
- the LOC107824139 gene encoding uncharacterized protein LOC107824139, producing MTHRVSSIIATTKVQKKEDPRAFTIPCTIGAHDFARALCDNEASINLMSLVIYKQAGLGIPRPTSMRLQMADRSIKRLVGIVDNVIVKVGEFHLPADFVILDCAIDKEIPIILGIPFLATGRALMDSERNEIKIWVNDEEVTFQVTKAMKLPHEYESISVVDIVDEVEDAIEIKMEEQCLGEALAAILVNFDGEDMDGYMESVNALEGLGSYTYTPTKLSLDLENRDTPPAKPSIIEPPQLELKPLPPHLRYKFLGSNDTLPVIVSSLLNDMQVNQLLAVLKEHRQAIGWTITDIRGIPVGICEH from the coding sequence ATGACTCACCGGGTTAGCTCTATTATTGCCACAACCAAAgttcaaaagaaagaagaccCGAGAGCCTTTACTATTCCATGCACTATCGGGGCGCATGATTTTGCAAGAGCCCTTTGTGACAATGAGGCTAGCATTAACTTGATGTCGCTCGTCATTTACAAGCAAGCGGGATTAGGGATTCCAAGGCCAACAagcatgagattacaaatggccgatcgttcCATTAAGCGACTGGTAGGAATTGTTGACAATGTGATTGTAAAAGTGGGAGAGTTCCATTTGCCCGCCGATTTTGTAATTCTTGATTGTGCGATTGATAAAGAAATCCCTATCATTTTGGGGATACCATTCCTAGCCACGGGAAGAGCCCTCATGGATTCGGAGCGGAACGAAATTAAAATCTGGGTGAATGATGAAGAAGTCACATTTCAAGTGACCAAGGCTATGAAACTACCCCATGAGTATGAGAGCATTTCAGTGGTAGATATTGTTGATGAGGTAGAAGATGCCATCgaaataaaaatggaagaacaatGCCTTGGTGAGGCATTGGCGGCTATTTTGGTAAACTTTGATGGTGAAGACATGGATGGGTACATGGAGTCGGTAAATGCATTGGAGGGTCTTGGATCCTATACTTATACTCCGACAAAGCTTTCTCTTGACTTGGAGAATAGGGACACACCTCCCGCAAAGCCATCAATCATTGAGCCACCACAACTAGAGCTCAAGCCACTTCCTCCGCActtaaggtataaatttcttggctctaATGATACTTTACCAGTAATAGTTTCATCTTTGTTAAATGATATGCAGGTAAACCAATTGTTGGCAGTCTTGAAAGAGCATAGGCAAGCCATTGGATGGACAATTACGGACATCCGTGGGATCCCCGTGGGAATATGTGAACATTAA